ATTAGGAGAACCTCATGGCAAAAGTCATCGGACCCGACGTCAGTTTTTATCAGGATGACCCTGAAACCCCGCAGGGCATCAATTTCACGAGGATGCGCCAACACGCCCAGTTTGTCATCGTCCGCGCGGGGCAAAACCTGTGGGGCGACCGGGATTTCAAAGCGAATTGGAGGGGGGCGAAAGCGGCGGGGCTCCCCCGCGGTTCCTACTGGTTCTACGACAGCCGGATCGACCCAAAACAGCAGGCTGAAAAATGGGTTTCCATGTTCGAAGGCGACTTCGGCGAACTGCCCTTATTCGGCGATTTCGAGGATACCTACAACGGGGGTTATCGAGGGTGGAAACATTGGTACGATTTCCTTGAACGGGTGAAACAATTGATCCCATCCAACAAGGAGATCGGAGTCTACACCGGCTATTATTACTGGCTCGAAAATACCGTCGGCGTCAGCATTCCGACAGCTTCCCTGAATTATTTCAAACAATATCCGCTCTGGATCGCAGCCTACAACCCAACGGGACCCTCTGTCCCGAAGCCATGGGACGACTGGACGCTTTGGCAATTCACAGACAACGGTGACGGGGCAGTCTATGGCGTGGAAAGCCTGAACATCGACCTGAACTATTTCAACGGCGATGAAGATGCCTTCGAGCAAAGATTTGGGGTGACCTTGGGACCGGCGCCCGAGCCGACCCCGCCCGGGAAGAATTACCGCGTCACTGTCAACTCGCTCAAGGTCCGGTCGGGACCGGGATTATCCTTTGGCCAGATCGGCAGCATCAAGTTGAACGAAGTGGTGGAAAGGCTCGAATCCAACCCGGATGAAACCTGGCACAAAATTCGCAAACTGGATGGGAGCCTGACCGGGTGGAGTTTCGCGGCTTATCTTCAAAACCTGGGCGGGACTCCTTCGGGCGGCGATACCGGCACGGGTGGAACAGGAGGCACAGGTTCAGGCGGAAGCGGGGATCCCGGTTCCGGAACAACCAACCCGCCGCCGGACGAAGAAGACACCGATTGGTATCGCGTCACAGCGTCCACATTGAAGATCCGCATCGGACCGGGACTTGAATTCGAATCCATCGGCACATTCACCTTCGGCGAGTTGGTGGAGAAACTCGATGCCAGCCCGGATAACAAATGGCTGAGAGTTCGAAGCAAAGACGGCAGGAAGACCGGCTGGAGTTTCGGCGATTATTTGATCAGCGTTCACAATCCTTCGAGCGAGCCGCCGCCATCCACGACTGTGCCGGATTACAACGACAAGAACTGGTATAAAGTCACGACCTCCACCCTCAACCTGCGCGAATCTCCGAACCTGACGGCGAAGATCATCAGCACATTGTCCAAGAACGACATAATTCCGGCTCTCGATGAATCAAATTCCAATTGGGTCAAAACGCAAAAACTGGACGGCTCGACGGGCTGGTGTTCGCGGGATTACCTTGCCCAAGTCGGCACGGCGAAGCGCCCCGATTCGGTCACGCAAGCCCTTTTCTCCGGAGTGACCTATCTGCGGAAGGACCTTACCTCGCCCCGTCCCATCGTGGTGCATGTACTCGCCATAGACCTTCAGGCACAGAAACTCGAATTCCTCGTTACGCCCTCCGCGAACAATACCGACGTGCTTTGCACCCGCACCACGTCGAAATTCCTCGAAGAGTTCAAGCTCCATGCCGCGATCAATGGCGGATATTTCAGTTATCTCGACGCATCCTTCATCCCGTCGAAACTCTGCCCGAACGGCGGCGACCCGGTCCGCATCAGCGACTACGCCGCCTCGCGCGGCAAGATCTATTCCAATAAGAAGACCGCCCAGCCGGTGATCCATATCGGGAAAAAGAATCAGGTAATATTCAACCCAAAACAACCCGCTGTGTTCAACGCCATCTCCGGAGACCGGCTGGTCGTGGTCGAAGGAAAGGTGGTGAAAAATCTTGCGGCGCAGGTGCCAAATCCACGGACAGCGGTGGGATTGAGCAAAAACGGCCGCTGGCTGACCCTGATGGTTGTGGATGGCCGGCAGGCAGGCTACAGCGAAGGCGTGACCTTCCCCGAATTGGCTGAGCTGCTCATTTCGTACGGAGTGTATACCGGCGCGAACATGGACGGCGGCGGCTCCTCCTCGATGGTCATCCGCGGATTCGATGGAAAAGCGCGCGTCCTGAATTCCCCCATCGAAATGAATCAACCCGGCAAGGAACGACCGGTGGGCAACCATCTCGGTCTGTTCATCAAACCATAGAACATCATTTACCCGGAATTTAATTTGGAACGCTGACAAGCGACGAACTCACCCACGAACCTTAATTTCGTGGGTGAGTCAATTTTTAAAAGCCTATTCCTCGCCGAACTGTTCCTTCGCCTTCTTCGTTTGTTTGCCGCGTTCTTCGGTGTTCAATATCCGTTTGCGAATTCTGAAATTCTCAGGGGTGACTTCGAGCAGTTCGTCGTCGGCGAGATATTCGATGGCTTCATCGAGGGACATCTGCCGGGGTGGGGTGAGGCGGATTTCCATGTCGCCGCGAGCCGCGCGTATGTTCGTCAAATGTTTCTTTTTGCAGACGTTGACGGAAATATCCCCTGCGCGGGCATTTTCACCGACGACCATGCCTTCGTAAACGTCAACGCCGGGACCGACAAAAAGCATCCCGCGCTCCTCCGCCGATTTCAAGGCATAGGCGGTCGTCGTGCCGGGTTCCCACGCCACCAGCGAACCGGATTGGCGCGTGTTCATCGGACCCGATAATTCGTCGTAGCCGTGGAAGATGGTGTTCATCACGCCTGCGCCGCGCGTGGATGTCAGGAATTGATAACGGAAGCCGAGCAAACCGCGGGTCGGGACGATGTATACCATGCGCGTCGTACCCTGACCCGAATCCTGCATGTCCATCATTTTGCCGCGCCTCGACCCAAGCATTTCCACGACCGCACCGACGGTTTCGTTGCTGGTCTCGATGTGGACTTCTTCGTAAGGTTCGAGTAATGCGCCGTCGTCCGCATTGTGATAGATGACCTCGGGGCGTGAGACCTGGAATTCATACCCTTCGCGCCGCATCGTTTCGATGAGAATTCCAAGATGCAATTCGCCCCTGCCCGAGACGAGGAAATTTTCCGCCGAGTCGGTATCCTGTACGCGCAGGGAGACGTTCGTGCGCAGTTCGTCGTTCAATCGTTCGCGCAGTTTCCGCGAAGTGCCCCATTTGCCTTCCTTGCCGGAGAACGGCGATGTGTTTACCCCGAAGGTCATGCGGACCGTCGGTTCCTCCACTTTGATCGAAGGCAATGCAACCGGGTTGGCGGGGTCGGCGAGCGTCTCGCCGATGGCGATGTCTTCCAAGCCTGCCAGTGAGATGATATCGCCTGCAATCGATTCTTCGACCTCGACCTTGTTCAAGCCTTTGAATGTGTAAAGATAACGTGCGGTTTCAGGAAGAATCTTCCCGTCCAATTTGATGCGGGAAAGTTTTTGTCCGACTTTGATCTTTCCGGCAAAGATACGTCCCACTGCCGTCACGCCGCGATAGTCGTCATAGCCGAGGGTGGTGATGAGCATTTGCAGGGGAGCGTCCACGTCCACTTTGGGAGCGGGGATATGCTTCAATATGGCATCGAATAAGGGAGCAAGGTCCGGTCCGAGGTCCGGGGAAAGAGCCGCCCTGCCAGCCGTCGCCTGGGCATAGATGACGGGAAAATCCGCTTGTTCTTCGGTCGCTCCAAGTTCGATGAAAAGGTCAAAGGTTTCATTCAAGACGCGATCCGGTTCGGCATCCTTGCGATCCACTTTGTTGATGACCACGATGGCTTTGTGCCCCATCTGGAGCGCCTTCTTCAAGACGAAGCGCGTCTGCGGCATGGGACCTTCCGCCGCATCGACGAGGAGCAGCACGCCGTCCACCATGTTCATGACGCGCTCCACTTCGCCGCCGAAATCGGCGTGACCGGGCGTATCGACGATGTTGATCTTCACAGTTTCATTCGTGGCAGGATCGACCAGGCTTATCGCTGTGTTTTTTGCCAGGATAGTGATTCCGCGCTCGCGCTCGAGGTCGTTGGAATCCATGACGCGTTCAGCAACCTGCTGGTTTTCGCGGAAGGTGTGGGATTGGCGCAAAAGCCCGTCAACAAGGGTGGTCTTGCCGTGGTCGACGTGGGCGATGATGGCGATGTTTCGAAGGTCGGTTCGGGTTAGCATGGGAGTTCTTTCGGATGGGCAGAGGATTAGAGAATTGAGATCGGAGACTAATGATAAGTGAATAGTGGATGGTGAATAGTGGATGGTGAATAGTGGGTTGGCGATAAAAAAGACCCGGCGGGACGCCGAGGTCTTGAAGGGTCGTTCGGCTTGCGGATGGTATTCTAACAGAGAGGTTGTATTTGAGGAAGGGAGTCTTATATCCGCGCCAATTTCCCCGCCCTTCTCAAATCGCGATAATTCCACAGCACCTG
This portion of the Anaerolineales bacterium genome encodes:
- a CDS encoding SH3 domain-containing protein — its product is MAKVIGPDVSFYQDDPETPQGINFTRMRQHAQFVIVRAGQNLWGDRDFKANWRGAKAAGLPRGSYWFYDSRIDPKQQAEKWVSMFEGDFGELPLFGDFEDTYNGGYRGWKHWYDFLERVKQLIPSNKEIGVYTGYYYWLENTVGVSIPTASLNYFKQYPLWIAAYNPTGPSVPKPWDDWTLWQFTDNGDGAVYGVESLNIDLNYFNGDEDAFEQRFGVTLGPAPEPTPPGKNYRVTVNSLKVRSGPGLSFGQIGSIKLNEVVERLESNPDETWHKIRKLDGSLTGWSFAAYLQNLGGTPSGGDTGTGGTGGTGSGGSGDPGSGTTNPPPDEEDTDWYRVTASTLKIRIGPGLEFESIGTFTFGELVEKLDASPDNKWLRVRSKDGRKTGWSFGDYLISVHNPSSEPPPSTTVPDYNDKNWYKVTTSTLNLRESPNLTAKIISTLSKNDIIPALDESNSNWVKTQKLDGSTGWCSRDYLAQVGTAKRPDSVTQALFSGVTYLRKDLTSPRPIVVHVLAIDLQAQKLEFLVTPSANNTDVLCTRTTSKFLEEFKLHAAINGGYFSYLDASFIPSKLCPNGGDPVRISDYAASRGKIYSNKKTAQPVIHIGKKNQVIFNPKQPAVFNAISGDRLVVVEGKVVKNLAAQVPNPRTAVGLSKNGRWLTLMVVDGRQAGYSEGVTFPELAELLISYGVYTGANMDGGGSSSMVIRGFDGKARVLNSPIEMNQPGKERPVGNHLGLFIKP
- the typA gene encoding translational GTPase TypA yields the protein MLTRTDLRNIAIIAHVDHGKTTLVDGLLRQSHTFRENQQVAERVMDSNDLERERGITILAKNTAISLVDPATNETVKINIVDTPGHADFGGEVERVMNMVDGVLLLVDAAEGPMPQTRFVLKKALQMGHKAIVVINKVDRKDAEPDRVLNETFDLFIELGATEEQADFPVIYAQATAGRAALSPDLGPDLAPLFDAILKHIPAPKVDVDAPLQMLITTLGYDDYRGVTAVGRIFAGKIKVGQKLSRIKLDGKILPETARYLYTFKGLNKVEVEESIAGDIISLAGLEDIAIGETLADPANPVALPSIKVEEPTVRMTFGVNTSPFSGKEGKWGTSRKLRERLNDELRTNVSLRVQDTDSAENFLVSGRGELHLGILIETMRREGYEFQVSRPEVIYHNADDGALLEPYEEVHIETSNETVGAVVEMLGSRRGKMMDMQDSGQGTTRMVYIVPTRGLLGFRYQFLTSTRGAGVMNTIFHGYDELSGPMNTRQSGSLVAWEPGTTTAYALKSAEERGMLFVGPGVDVYEGMVVGENARAGDISVNVCKKKHLTNIRAARGDMEIRLTPPRQMSLDEAIEYLADDELLEVTPENFRIRKRILNTEERGKQTKKAKEQFGEE